In a single window of the Frondihabitans peucedani genome:
- a CDS encoding glutathione peroxidase — protein sequence MSLDDIELTTLRGDETTFGEFSDKVVLVVNVASRCGLAPQYEKLEALQKEYGERGFTVIGFPSNQFLQELGTAEKIEEYCSATWGVTFPMMEKVKVNGRSEHPLYTELKKTPDASGKAGRVSWNFEKFLVTPDGTVRRFRPTTEPDAPEIVSAIEEALVTA from the coding sequence ATGAGCCTCGACGACATCGAACTGACCACCCTCCGCGGCGACGAGACCACGTTCGGGGAGTTCTCCGACAAGGTCGTGCTCGTCGTGAACGTCGCCTCGCGATGCGGCCTGGCGCCGCAGTACGAGAAGCTCGAGGCGCTGCAGAAGGAGTACGGCGAGCGCGGGTTCACGGTCATCGGGTTCCCGAGCAACCAGTTCCTGCAGGAGCTCGGCACGGCCGAGAAGATCGAGGAGTACTGCTCGGCGACCTGGGGCGTCACCTTCCCGATGATGGAGAAGGTCAAGGTCAACGGCCGGTCGGAGCACCCGCTCTACACGGAGCTGAAGAAGACGCCCGACGCGTCCGGCAAGGCCGGCCGGGTGTCGTGGAACTTCGAGAAGTTCCTCGTGACGCCCGACGGCACCGTCCGGCGCTTCCGGCCGACGACCGAGCCCGACGCCCCCGAGATCGTGTCGGCCATCGAAGAGGCGCTCGTCACGGCGTAG
- a CDS encoding M20/M25/M40 family metallo-hydrolase, whose translation MEPSAVERLQALIRIPTVSSRDPEAVDHASFDAFLRTLRELYPRLHADLEVTSVERHGLLVRWPGRSSEAPVVLMAHLDVVPVADTDPWTRPAFGGDLVDGAVWGRGTLDDKGALTAICEAVEALLEEGFVPARDVWLSFGCDEEVSGSAARAAAVRLTSRGVRPWFVLDEGGAVAHGAFPGVGTPVAVIGVAEKGTTSLLLRATGRGGHASTPRRLGPTARIARAVSRLDASPMPSRLPDTTAVMLARLAPHAKLPLRSLLARAGRIGPVVARALVAAGPESAAMTRTTFALTTLEGSPALNVIAATATAGVNVRILVGDTVDDAVRHVRRAIADRRVEIEVVERGEPSPVSPLDDAFRLLERTVAGVFPDAVPAPYIMMAATDSQFFTGLCDRVYRFVPFRMTKEQRASIHSFDEHLEVEAFLDGITWYRRLLEGLPS comes from the coding sequence ATGGAACCGAGCGCCGTCGAGAGGCTCCAGGCTCTGATCAGGATCCCCACGGTCTCGTCGAGAGACCCTGAGGCGGTCGACCACGCCTCCTTCGACGCCTTCCTCCGCACCCTGCGCGAGCTCTACCCGAGGCTGCACGCCGACCTCGAGGTGACGTCCGTCGAGCGGCACGGACTCCTCGTCCGCTGGCCGGGTCGCTCCTCGGAGGCGCCCGTCGTCCTGATGGCGCACCTCGACGTGGTGCCTGTCGCCGACACCGACCCGTGGACGAGGCCCGCGTTCGGCGGCGACCTCGTCGACGGCGCGGTCTGGGGCCGCGGGACCCTCGACGACAAGGGTGCCCTGACCGCGATCTGCGAGGCGGTCGAGGCGCTCCTCGAGGAGGGCTTCGTGCCCGCTCGCGACGTCTGGCTGTCGTTCGGCTGCGACGAGGAGGTCTCGGGCAGCGCCGCCCGGGCCGCGGCCGTCCGGTTGACCTCTCGCGGTGTGCGGCCGTGGTTCGTCCTCGACGAGGGCGGTGCCGTGGCGCACGGGGCGTTCCCCGGCGTCGGGACGCCCGTCGCGGTGATCGGCGTCGCCGAGAAGGGGACGACGTCGCTCCTGCTGCGCGCGACCGGCCGCGGGGGCCACGCCTCCACGCCGCGACGACTCGGCCCGACGGCCAGGATCGCGCGCGCCGTGTCGAGGCTCGACGCCTCCCCGATGCCGTCCCGCCTTCCCGACACCACGGCCGTGATGCTGGCCCGGCTGGCCCCGCATGCGAAGCTGCCGCTCCGCAGCCTCCTGGCCCGGGCGGGCAGGATCGGGCCCGTCGTCGCCCGAGCCCTCGTCGCGGCCGGCCCGGAGTCGGCGGCCATGACCCGCACGACCTTCGCCCTCACGACCCTGGAGGGGTCCCCCGCCCTCAACGTCATCGCGGCGACCGCGACTGCGGGAGTGAACGTCCGCATCCTGGTGGGCGACACGGTGGACGACGCCGTGCGGCACGTCCGGCGGGCGATCGCCGACCGCCGCGTCGAGATCGAGGTGGTGGAGCGGGGCGAGCCGAGCCCGGTGTCGCCGCTCGATGACGCCTTCCGGCTGCTCGAACGGACCGTCGCCGGTGTCTTCCCGGACGCCGTCCCGGCGCCGTACATCATGATGGCGGCGACCGACTCGCAGTTCTTCACCGGCCTCTGCGACCGGGTGTACCGCTTCGTGCCGTTCCGGATGACGAAGGAGCAGCGGGCCTCGATCCACTCGTTCGACGAGCACCTGGAGGTCGAGGCGTTCCTCGACGGGATCACCTGGTACCGGCGCCTCCTCGAGGGGCTCCCGTCGTGA
- a CDS encoding MFS transporter, with the protein MTASAGPRLARPASGLVAVVGFLVCVEVASGVLQGFYTPVWREVADHLDIRAGDVNWFEAAQLIVSALAVPFLALLGDIVGHKRVLLIATAATALGSWILVVSPTFTAFLVGYAIQGAYVVWLPLEVAIVYRRTAGSGAQDRLTRRAAAILVVALYVAIIAASLASGNLADVLPVAGMLAIPAGVVTICLVLVWVGVEDRPGTHDAGFDRAGLALLTLLLGLVMAALIVIRVLGPGFWPAWLLLAAGIAVVVPFARYERRLAEPLIDVDLLLSKRQWPLQAASFLLGVSVLGAQVPLSTFARTDPAEAGYGLGLRASAVSILIAVYILMAIVGAALLPVASRILGPRVALIVAALLVGLGYGLFVPSHGSPGGVLVNMMIAGVGTGLLVAALPAAAASAAPADRTGFATGMTNTVKTVGGAIASAVFAISLASTGVSTDPAVVDTSTPTPLSGYLAAWSVCAVTAVLAGVVLAALPRKPAPAERA; encoded by the coding sequence GTGACCGCGTCCGCCGGGCCCCGGCTGGCGAGACCCGCGTCGGGCCTCGTCGCCGTGGTCGGGTTCCTCGTCTGCGTGGAGGTGGCGAGCGGGGTCCTGCAGGGCTTCTACACGCCGGTCTGGCGGGAGGTCGCCGACCACCTCGACATCCGCGCGGGAGACGTCAACTGGTTCGAGGCGGCCCAGCTCATCGTGTCGGCCCTCGCCGTCCCGTTCCTCGCCCTGCTCGGCGACATCGTCGGCCACAAGAGGGTCCTCCTGATCGCGACCGCGGCGACCGCGCTCGGATCGTGGATCCTCGTGGTCAGTCCGACCTTCACGGCGTTCCTCGTCGGCTACGCGATCCAGGGCGCGTACGTCGTCTGGCTCCCGCTCGAGGTGGCGATCGTGTACCGGCGGACGGCCGGGAGCGGAGCGCAGGACCGCCTCACCAGGCGGGCCGCGGCGATCCTGGTGGTCGCCCTCTACGTCGCGATCATCGCCGCGTCGCTCGCCTCGGGGAACCTCGCGGACGTCCTGCCCGTCGCCGGCATGCTGGCGATCCCGGCCGGCGTCGTGACGATCTGCCTGGTGCTGGTGTGGGTGGGCGTCGAGGACCGGCCGGGCACGCACGACGCCGGGTTCGACCGGGCGGGGCTCGCGCTCCTGACGCTGCTGCTCGGCCTCGTGATGGCGGCTCTGATCGTGATCCGGGTGCTCGGGCCGGGGTTCTGGCCCGCCTGGCTCCTGCTCGCCGCGGGGATCGCGGTGGTGGTCCCGTTCGCGCGGTACGAGCGGCGGCTGGCCGAGCCGCTCATCGACGTCGACCTCCTGCTGTCGAAGCGGCAGTGGCCGCTGCAGGCGGCGTCGTTCCTGCTCGGGGTGTCGGTGCTCGGGGCGCAGGTGCCGCTGTCGACGTTCGCCCGCACCGACCCGGCCGAGGCGGGCTACGGGCTCGGGCTCCGCGCGTCCGCGGTGTCGATCCTGATCGCCGTCTACATCCTGATGGCCATCGTCGGGGCGGCCCTGCTGCCGGTCGCCTCCAGGATCCTCGGCCCCCGCGTCGCCCTCATCGTCGCCGCGCTCCTGGTCGGGCTCGGCTACGGGCTGTTCGTGCCCTCCCACGGCAGCCCCGGCGGAGTGCTGGTCAACATGATGATCGCCGGCGTCGGAACCGGCCTGCTCGTCGCGGCGCTCCCCGCGGCTGCGGCCTCCGCGGCACCCGCCGACCGCACCGGGTTCGCGACCGGCATGACCAACACGGTGAAGACCGTCGGCGGGGCCATCGCCTCGGCGGTGTTCGCGATCTCGCTCGCCTCCACCGGGGTGTCGACCGACCCGGCCGTCGTCGACACCTCGACGCCGACGCCGCTGTCGGGCTACCTCGCCGCGTGGTCGGTCTGCGCGGTCACGGCCGTGCTCGCCGGGGTCGTGCTGGCCGCCCTGCCGCGGAAGCCCGCGCCGGCAGAGCGCGCCTGA
- the nadE gene encoding ammonia-dependent NAD(+) synthetase yields MRPLQKHIVEELHVAPTVDPAAEIERRVTFLTSYIESTGAAGLVLGISGGQDSSLAGRLCQLAVERLADRGHEVSFVAVRLPHGVQADEEDAVLALSFIRPQQTVTFDIKGAVDGFQAEFLRATGTGISDFNKGNVKARSRMIAQYALAGQSRMLVVGTDHAAEAVTGFFTKFGDGGADILPLTGLSKRQGKELLRHLDAPERLYLKAPTADLLDENPGQTDEDNLGLTYDVIDDYLEGKDVDETAAEALETRYLQTRHKRELPVTPFDSWWQ; encoded by the coding sequence ATGAGGCCACTGCAGAAGCACATCGTCGAAGAACTCCACGTCGCACCGACCGTCGATCCGGCGGCCGAGATCGAGCGCCGCGTGACCTTCCTCACCTCCTACATCGAGTCGACCGGCGCCGCGGGCCTCGTGCTCGGCATCAGCGGCGGTCAGGACTCCTCCCTCGCCGGGCGCCTCTGCCAGCTCGCGGTCGAGCGGCTCGCCGACCGGGGCCACGAGGTCTCCTTCGTCGCCGTGCGGCTGCCTCACGGGGTGCAGGCCGACGAGGAGGACGCCGTCCTCGCGCTGTCGTTCATCCGCCCGCAGCAGACCGTCACCTTCGACATCAAGGGCGCCGTCGACGGCTTCCAGGCCGAGTTCCTGCGCGCGACCGGCACCGGCATCTCCGACTTCAACAAGGGCAACGTGAAGGCGCGGTCGCGGATGATCGCGCAGTACGCCCTGGCGGGCCAGAGCAGGATGCTCGTGGTCGGCACCGACCACGCCGCCGAGGCCGTGACGGGCTTCTTCACCAAGTTCGGCGACGGCGGCGCCGACATCCTGCCGCTCACCGGCCTCTCGAAGCGCCAGGGCAAGGAGCTCCTCCGCCACCTCGACGCGCCCGAGCGGCTGTACCTGAAGGCCCCGACCGCCGACCTGCTCGACGAGAACCCGGGGCAGACCGACGAGGACAACCTCGGGCTGACCTACGACGTGATCGACGACTACCTCGAGGGGAAGGACGTCGACGAGACCGCCGCCGAGGCGCTCGAGACGCGCTACCTGCAGACCCGCCACAAGCGCGAGCTGCCGGTGACGCCGTTCGACTCCTGGTGGCAGTAG
- a CDS encoding GntR family transcriptional regulator, with amino-acid sequence MSPETRMDPAPSQTHQVYASLRAAILSLETSPGERLSERGLETAYGASRTPARAALMRLEAEGLVAREGRGWIVSPIDLGEVHAISEMRAAVESAAVRYAVERAAPADVAALRALLEADEGPGRDSEARVVRAGTNFHAELTRLSGNAVMTQTVQDALTRLERTRWLEVRTPEARQAAWDDHLAIVDAIARRDADAAAALVERHIHGTNERLIEALTAERRRFRGSGLAIVGDVPGRPG; translated from the coding sequence ATGAGTCCGGAGACGCGAATGGATCCTGCGCCGTCGCAGACGCACCAGGTGTACGCGAGCCTGCGGGCGGCGATCCTGAGCCTCGAGACCTCCCCCGGGGAGCGGCTGAGCGAGCGCGGCCTCGAGACCGCGTACGGGGCGTCGCGCACCCCGGCGCGAGCCGCGCTCATGAGGCTGGAGGCGGAGGGCCTCGTCGCCCGGGAGGGCCGCGGCTGGATCGTCAGCCCGATCGACCTCGGGGAGGTCCACGCCATCTCGGAGATGCGCGCCGCCGTCGAGTCGGCGGCCGTGCGGTACGCCGTCGAGCGTGCCGCTCCCGCGGACGTCGCGGCGCTCCGGGCGCTGCTGGAGGCCGACGAGGGGCCGGGCCGCGACAGCGAGGCGCGCGTCGTGCGCGCCGGGACCAACTTCCACGCCGAGCTGACCCGCCTGTCGGGCAACGCCGTGATGACGCAGACGGTGCAGGATGCGCTCACCCGCCTCGAACGGACCCGCTGGCTCGAGGTGCGGACCCCCGAGGCGCGTCAGGCCGCGTGGGACGACCACCTCGCCATCGTCGACGCCATCGCGAGGCGCGACGCCGACGCGGCCGCAGCCCTCGTCGAGCGGCACATCCACGGCACGAACGAGCGGCTGATCGAGGCCCTCACGGCCGAGCGGCGACGGTTCCGCGGCAGCGGTCTCGCGATCGTCGGCGACGTGCCGGGCCGCCCGGGCTAG
- a CDS encoding glucodextranase DOMON-like domain-containing protein produces MLPQRRASRIVPIITSAAVVAALALSSTPAQAAPAARPAPAPTGEAAGAPGTGSTHGLSRKDCVGTARNTTSRIWFTVADGVLSDVYAPTVDATNVKSLQFLVTDGSTFTDLQTRDTTYTVASDATGMACTVTSTAKSKAYRITTTYFADPSRDSVVAKTAYFPLTKAAKAYRLYARLDATAGGNGGGGTTNAGGDTATIDTSTGSSIPVSFDTKTTSQANRAYAVPSYLALSADRPFGAVSSGFVGTASDGLTQLDAAHRLATPTATATDGNVEQTAEVTLAPGSRTATLSLGFGTTRAQAVATATRTSSTATGGMLARYAAEWLAYDSRLRHPSFSLTGLTTAQKLTAAADYYRSANVVKASEDKTFPGAIVAGLDAPWGQSVSATDPGDQFHAGYGEVFARDLFEAWTALYTDGDTATARDTVRYLLTRSQQANGSQPRNSYLDGTKAADSFNDQLDESSYPILMALQSGLGGDDALWPHVKKAADFLVSHGPSFGVERWEEQTGYSPSTIAAEIAGLVAAGTIAGQHHDAAAQRLYLATADQYQRTIKAWGVTTTGSLSADPYFIRLSKTGDPDAAISYNLGNGGPTLDQRDVVDLGFLEYVRLGILPASDPTVAASLKVADTTLMKQTATGPGWLRYNGDGYGDCFQPSDSTCTTTGAPWTNGNVGTGHPWPVLGVERAQQYLATGQLRSATAQLATLNRQNSGPGLVPEQVWDHPDVAASPFGTDPATASIGFVNGEADGSASPLSWGSASQVRLTADLGAGRSIEQPLEVRNRYVTRTQGATTLTITSPAEGAVVGSATGGKVTVTGTAAAGSTVDVSDIATDGDSAASTATTTASASGTWSVQVTSLPGGNQLVVSATTKAGATAQLTRALINDQVAGTLLFSQADPAGDDSGPGNYAYPTASDFHSGAFDLRQFQVYDTGSTVTFRVQTADLTGTFGSTNGAQLVDLYVHTPGGAPTSTAAAYPGMNYSVSPDDAWSSRIEVNGFTAGTFASASGASLGTVTSSANSVTRYITFSVDKAALGGTPGAGWAFTVALTGQDGTHGIDQTRAFSQTPGAYSFGVCADGAPASALCSADPGSVPKVLDTLTPAGVAQADELDYTAGPVVLQGVPLP; encoded by the coding sequence GTGCTGCCTCAGCGCCGAGCAAGCAGAATCGTCCCGATCATCACCTCCGCCGCCGTCGTGGCAGCCCTCGCCCTCTCGTCGACGCCGGCCCAGGCGGCCCCTGCTGCGCGTCCTGCTCCGGCACCGACGGGCGAAGCCGCCGGCGCCCCGGGCACTGGGTCGACGCACGGCCTGTCGCGGAAGGACTGCGTCGGCACGGCCCGCAACACCACCAGCAGGATCTGGTTCACGGTCGCCGACGGCGTGCTCTCCGACGTCTACGCACCCACCGTCGACGCGACGAACGTGAAGAGCCTGCAGTTCCTCGTCACCGACGGGTCGACCTTCACCGACCTGCAGACCCGCGACACGACCTACACGGTGGCGAGCGACGCGACCGGGATGGCCTGCACCGTCACCAGCACCGCGAAGTCGAAGGCGTACAGGATCACGACCACCTACTTCGCCGACCCGTCGCGCGACAGCGTGGTCGCGAAGACCGCCTACTTCCCGCTCACGAAGGCCGCGAAGGCGTACCGGCTCTACGCGCGCCTCGACGCGACCGCCGGCGGGAACGGCGGGGGAGGGACGACCAACGCCGGAGGGGACACGGCGACGATCGACACCTCGACCGGGTCGAGCATCCCCGTCTCGTTCGACACGAAGACCACGAGTCAGGCGAACCGCGCGTACGCCGTCCCGAGCTACCTCGCCCTGAGCGCCGACCGCCCGTTCGGTGCTGTCAGCAGCGGCTTCGTCGGCACCGCGAGCGACGGGCTGACGCAGCTCGACGCCGCGCACCGGCTCGCCACGCCGACCGCGACCGCGACGGACGGCAACGTCGAGCAGACCGCCGAGGTGACCCTCGCGCCGGGGAGCAGGACCGCGACGCTGAGCCTCGGCTTCGGCACGACCCGGGCGCAGGCCGTCGCGACCGCGACGAGGACGAGCTCGACCGCGACCGGCGGCATGCTCGCCCGGTATGCCGCCGAGTGGCTCGCCTACGACTCCCGGCTCCGGCACCCGAGCTTCTCGCTCACCGGCCTGACGACCGCCCAGAAGCTGACCGCCGCCGCCGACTACTACCGCTCCGCCAACGTGGTCAAGGCCTCGGAGGACAAGACGTTCCCGGGCGCGATCGTCGCCGGGCTCGACGCCCCGTGGGGGCAGAGCGTCTCGGCGACCGACCCGGGCGACCAGTTCCACGCCGGCTACGGCGAGGTGTTCGCGCGAGACCTCTTCGAGGCCTGGACCGCGCTCTACACCGACGGCGACACCGCGACCGCGAGAGACACCGTCCGCTACCTCCTGACGAGGTCGCAGCAGGCGAACGGCTCGCAGCCGCGCAACTCCTACCTCGACGGCACGAAGGCCGCCGACTCGTTCAACGACCAGCTCGACGAGTCGAGCTACCCGATCCTGATGGCCCTCCAGTCCGGCCTCGGCGGCGACGACGCCCTGTGGCCGCACGTGAAGAAGGCCGCCGACTTCCTGGTCAGCCACGGCCCGAGCTTCGGCGTGGAGCGCTGGGAGGAGCAGACCGGCTACTCGCCCTCGACCATCGCGGCCGAGATCGCGGGCCTCGTCGCGGCCGGCACCATCGCCGGGCAGCACCACGACGCAGCGGCGCAGCGGCTCTACCTCGCCACGGCCGACCAGTACCAGCGCACCATCAAGGCGTGGGGTGTCACGACGACCGGCTCGCTGAGCGCCGACCCGTACTTCATCCGGCTCTCCAAGACCGGCGATCCGGACGCGGCGATCAGCTACAACCTCGGCAACGGGGGTCCGACGCTCGACCAGCGGGACGTCGTCGACCTGGGCTTCCTGGAGTACGTGCGCCTCGGGATCCTGCCGGCCTCCGACCCGACCGTCGCCGCCTCTCTGAAGGTGGCCGACACGACCCTGATGAAGCAGACCGCGACCGGGCCGGGCTGGCTCCGCTACAACGGCGACGGCTACGGCGACTGCTTCCAGCCGAGCGACTCGACCTGCACGACGACCGGGGCTCCCTGGACGAACGGGAACGTCGGCACGGGGCACCCGTGGCCGGTGCTCGGAGTGGAGCGGGCGCAGCAGTACCTCGCGACCGGTCAGCTGAGAAGCGCGACGGCGCAGCTCGCGACGCTCAACCGTCAGAACTCCGGCCCGGGGCTCGTCCCCGAGCAGGTCTGGGACCACCCGGACGTCGCCGCGTCGCCCTTCGGGACCGATCCGGCCACGGCGTCGATCGGCTTCGTGAACGGCGAGGCGGACGGCAGCGCCTCGCCGCTCAGCTGGGGCTCCGCCTCGCAGGTGCGCCTCACCGCCGACCTCGGCGCCGGCCGCTCGATCGAGCAGCCGCTCGAGGTGCGGAACCGGTACGTGACGCGCACGCAGGGCGCGACAACTCTGACGATCACGTCTCCGGCGGAGGGCGCCGTCGTCGGTTCGGCGACGGGCGGGAAGGTCACCGTGACGGGGACGGCGGCCGCAGGATCGACGGTGGACGTCTCCGACATCGCCACCGACGGCGACTCGGCCGCGTCCACGGCGACCACCACCGCCTCGGCGTCCGGCACCTGGAGCGTCCAGGTGACCTCGCTGCCCGGCGGCAACCAGCTCGTCGTCTCGGCGACGACGAAGGCCGGGGCCACCGCGCAGCTGACCCGCGCCCTCATCAACGACCAGGTCGCGGGCACGCTGCTCTTCAGCCAGGCCGACCCGGCCGGCGACGACTCCGGCCCGGGGAACTACGCCTACCCGACCGCCTCCGACTTCCACTCGGGAGCGTTCGACCTCCGGCAGTTCCAGGTCTACGACACCGGGTCGACCGTCACCTTCCGGGTGCAGACGGCCGACCTCACCGGCACCTTCGGCTCGACGAACGGCGCGCAGCTGGTCGACCTGTACGTGCACACGCCCGGGGGTGCTCCCACCTCGACGGCGGCCGCCTACCCGGGCATGAACTACTCCGTGAGCCCGGACGACGCCTGGTCGAGCCGGATCGAGGTCAACGGCTTCACAGCCGGGACCTTCGCCAGCGCGTCCGGCGCGTCGCTCGGCACGGTGACGTCGAGCGCGAACTCGGTGACGAGGTACATCACCTTCAGCGTCGACAAGGCGGCGCTCGGCGGGACGCCCGGCGCGGGCTGGGCCTTCACCGTGGCGCTGACCGGCCAGGACGGCACGCACGGCATCGACCAGACCCGCGCCTTCAGCCAGACCCCCGGCGCGTACTCCTTCGGCGTCTGCGCCGACGGTGCCCCGGCGTCAGCGCTCTGCTCCGCCGATCCGGGCAGTGTGCCGAAGGTGCTCGACACCCTGACCCCGGCGGGCGTCGCCCAGGCCGACGAGCTCGACTACACGGCGGGCCCGGTGGTGCTGCAGGGGGTGCCGCTCCCGTAG